A single Pseudomonas sp. HN11 DNA region contains:
- the catA gene encoding catechol 1,2-dioxygenase gives MSIRLSQTAHAQQFLEEASGNLNNGGNPRTKALIYRILRDTVNIIEDLEVTPEEFWKAVNYLNELGKNQEAGLLAAGLGLEHYLDLLMDAADEEAGKSGGTPRTIEGPLYVAGAPLSKYEARLDDGKDDAVPLFMRGQVRDTEGKPLAGAIVDVWQANTGGTYSWFDPTQSAFNLRRRIETDAQGNYRFRSIVPSGYGCPPTGPTQQLLDQLGRHGQRPAHIHFFISAPGHRHLTTQINLSDDPYLHDDFAYATRDELIAEIRFSDDPQLAREFGVEGRFAQIDFDFELQTADAPVEQKRMQRVRALED, from the coding sequence ATGTCCATCCGACTGTCCCAGACTGCCCATGCCCAACAGTTTCTCGAAGAAGCCAGCGGTAACCTCAACAATGGTGGTAACCCGCGCACCAAGGCGCTGATCTACCGGATCCTGCGCGACACCGTGAACATCATCGAAGACCTGGAAGTGACCCCGGAAGAGTTCTGGAAGGCGGTCAACTACCTCAACGAGTTGGGCAAGAATCAGGAAGCCGGATTGCTCGCCGCCGGGCTGGGTCTTGAGCATTATCTGGACCTGCTGATGGACGCCGCCGATGAAGAGGCCGGCAAATCCGGTGGCACGCCGCGCACCATCGAAGGCCCGTTGTACGTGGCCGGTGCGCCGCTGTCGAAGTACGAAGCACGGTTGGATGATGGCAAGGACGATGCGGTGCCGCTGTTCATGCGCGGGCAGGTGCGTGACACCGAGGGCAAGCCACTGGCCGGGGCGATTGTGGACGTGTGGCAGGCCAACACCGGTGGCACCTATTCATGGTTCGATCCTACGCAATCGGCGTTCAACCTGCGCCGACGTATCGAGACCGATGCCCAGGGCAATTACCGTTTCCGTAGTATCGTACCGTCGGGCTACGGTTGCCCGCCGACCGGTCCGACCCAGCAACTGCTCGATCAATTGGGGCGCCACGGGCAGCGGCCGGCGCATATCCACTTCTTCATTTCTGCGCCGGGGCATCGGCACCTGACCACCCAGATCAACCTGTCGGATGACCCGTACCTGCATGACGATTTTGCCTATGCGACGCGGGATGAGTTGATAGCCGAGATTCGCTTCAGTGACGATCCGCAGCTGGCGCGCGAGTTTGGCGTGGAAGGGCGGTTTGCTCAGATTGATTTTGACTTTGAGTTGCAGACTGCCGATGCGCCGGTGGAACAAAAGCGCATGCAGCGCGTGCGTGCTTTGGAAGATTAA
- the catC gene encoding muconolactone Delta-isomerase, protein MLFHVKMTVNLPLDMNPERAASLKAEEKALAQRLQQEGKWRHLWRIAGHYANYSVFDVDSVQALHDLLMQLPLFPYMAIEVNALCRHPSSIHEDDR, encoded by the coding sequence ATGTTGTTCCACGTAAAAATGACCGTGAACCTGCCCCTCGACATGAACCCCGAGCGCGCAGCCAGCCTCAAGGCTGAAGAAAAAGCCTTGGCGCAGCGCCTGCAACAGGAAGGCAAATGGCGCCACCTGTGGCGCATCGCCGGGCACTACGCCAACTACAGCGTGTTCGATGTCGACAGTGTGCAGGCGCTACACGACCTGCTGATGCAACTACCGCTTTTCCCCTACATGGCCATCGAAGTGAACGCCCTGTGCCGTCACCCTTCGTCGATCCATGAGGATGACCGCTAG
- a CDS encoding muconate cycloisomerase family protein, with translation MPICAIESIDTIIVDLPTLRPHKLAMHTMQNQTLVIIRLRCADGVEGIGEATTIGGLSYGNESPDSIKVNIDRHFAPLLIGQDANNINAAMLRLERSIRGNTFAKSGIESALLDALGKRLNLPVSELLGGRVRDALPVAWTLASGNTEKDIAEAEKMLDLRRHRIFKLKIGAGEVAHDLAHVIAIKKALGDRASVRVDVNQAWDEAVALRACKVLGDNGIDLIEQPISRNNRGGMARLNLSSPAPIMADESIECVEDAFNLAREGAASVFALKIAKNGGPRAVLRTAAIAEAAGIGLYGGTMLEGGIGTLASAHAFLTLSKLAWDTELFGPLLLTEDILTEPPVYRDFQLHVSTAPGLGLAIDEERLAFFRRDKH, from the coding sequence ATGCCGATTTGCGCCATCGAGTCGATCGACACGATCATCGTCGACCTCCCCACCCTTCGCCCGCACAAGCTGGCGATGCATACGATGCAGAACCAGACCCTGGTGATCATCCGCCTGCGCTGCGCCGACGGCGTCGAAGGCATCGGCGAAGCCACCACCATTGGCGGTTTGAGCTACGGCAACGAAAGCCCCGACAGCATCAAGGTCAACATCGACCGCCACTTCGCTCCACTGCTGATCGGCCAGGACGCGAACAATATCAACGCCGCCATGTTGCGTCTGGAGCGCAGTATTCGCGGCAACACCTTTGCCAAGTCCGGTATCGAAAGCGCCTTGCTCGATGCTCTGGGTAAACGCCTGAACCTGCCGGTCAGCGAACTGCTCGGCGGCCGTGTGCGTGACGCCTTGCCGGTGGCCTGGACCTTGGCCAGCGGCAACACCGAAAAGGACATTGCCGAAGCCGAAAAAATGCTCGACCTGCGCCGCCACCGCATTTTCAAATTGAAGATCGGCGCCGGTGAAGTCGCTCATGATCTGGCCCACGTTATTGCGATCAAAAAAGCCCTGGGCGACCGCGCCAGTGTGCGCGTCGACGTCAACCAGGCCTGGGATGAAGCGGTGGCGCTGCGTGCGTGCAAGGTGCTCGGCGACAACGGGATCGACCTGATCGAACAACCGATCTCACGCAACAACCGTGGCGGCATGGCCCGGCTCAATCTATCGAGCCCGGCGCCGATCATGGCGGATGAGTCCATCGAATGCGTCGAGGATGCCTTCAACCTGGCCCGTGAAGGCGCGGCCTCGGTGTTCGCCCTCAAGATCGCCAAGAACGGCGGCCCGCGCGCCGTATTGCGCACCGCCGCGATTGCCGAGGCGGCGGGTATCGGGCTGTATGGCGGCACCATGTTGGAAGGCGGAATCGGCACCCTGGCCTCGGCCCATGCCTTTCTCACGCTGAGCAAACTGGCGTGGGACACCGAACTGTTCGGCCCGTTGCTGCTTACCGAAGACATCCTCACCGAGCCGCCGGTGTACCGCGATTTTCAGCTGCATGTCTCAACCGCGCCGGGCCTGGGCCTGGCCATCGATGAAGAGCGCCTGGCGTTCTTCCGTCGTGACAAACACTAA
- a CDS encoding LysR family transcriptional regulator, with amino-acid sequence MELRHLRYFQVLGETLNFTRAAERLHIAQPPLSRQIQQLEEELGVILLERGRPLRLTEAGRFFYEHANVLLEQLNKVCDNTRRIGQGEKTWLGIGFAPSTLYGVLPELIRRLRTHEALELELGLSEMTTLQQVEALKAGRIDVGFGRIRIDDPAIVQRVLVEDRLVAVLPAGHPLLDAPATLAQLAAEPFVLYPGNPRPSYADHVIALFDAHGLSLKVAQWTNELQTAIGLVGAGMGVTLVPASVQVLHRADIGYTPVVEATATSPIILSRRVNDQSPGLSHCLQLVEELI; translated from the coding sequence ATGGAATTGCGTCACCTGCGCTACTTCCAGGTATTGGGAGAGACCCTCAACTTCACCCGAGCCGCCGAACGCCTGCACATCGCCCAGCCGCCGTTGAGCCGGCAGATCCAGCAATTGGAGGAGGAATTGGGCGTGATCCTGCTGGAACGTGGCCGACCGCTGCGGCTGACCGAGGCAGGGCGGTTTTTCTATGAGCACGCCAATGTGCTGCTGGAACAACTGAACAAGGTCTGCGACAACACGCGACGCATTGGCCAAGGTGAAAAGACCTGGCTGGGTATCGGCTTTGCGCCGTCGACCCTGTACGGCGTGTTGCCGGAGCTGATTCGACGACTGCGCACCCATGAGGCACTGGAGCTGGAGTTGGGACTGTCGGAGATGACTACCTTGCAACAGGTCGAAGCGCTTAAGGCCGGGCGGATCGACGTGGGGTTCGGGCGGATTCGTATCGACGACCCGGCCATCGTCCAGCGCGTCCTGGTGGAGGATCGGCTGGTCGCCGTACTGCCCGCCGGTCACCCGTTGCTCGATGCGCCCGCTACCCTCGCCCAACTGGCGGCCGAGCCCTTTGTGCTCTACCCCGGCAACCCACGCCCCAGCTACGCTGACCATGTGATCGCGCTGTTCGATGCCCATGGTCTGAGCCTCAAGGTGGCGCAGTGGACCAACGAGTTGCAGACCGCCATCGGCCTGGTCGGCGCCGGGATGGGCGTGACGCTGGTGCCCGCCTCCGTGCAGGTGCTGCACCGCGCGGACATCGGCTACACTCCGGTTGTGGAGGCCACGGCGACGTCGCCAATCATTCTGAGTCGGCGGGTTAATGATCAGTCGCCAGGGCTCAGTCATTGCCTGCAACTGGTGGAAGAGTTGATCTAG
- a CDS encoding AraC family transcriptional regulator yields the protein MSSQTIQRFDLEGARSWMSGICGPHRLATATPERLRFHHSANVFKSRATTLGVIEYGTDVTIDIEDAEHFSSYSLSLPLMGEQELSKNGERLSSNRDQGVIISPNEHQVLAISGDCRKLQVVITRAAMSESLEGLLQRPIDAPVRFESVMDAVEGASAAWWRMARYFIAELEHGSELYEQAAFTRDLESSLIKGLILAQPNNYSEELRDVLGVKLPHYLIRARQYIHDNAREAVHLEDLEAAAGVSRFKLFDAFRKYFALSPMAYLKKHRLSAVRQAILEHGSTRTISEIALGWGFTHLGRFSAEYRKLFDESPSQTLQRNDARRLRG from the coding sequence ATGAGCAGCCAAACGATTCAACGCTTCGACCTGGAAGGCGCCCGCAGCTGGATGTCCGGCATCTGCGGGCCCCATCGCCTGGCCACCGCCACGCCCGAACGCCTGCGTTTCCATCACAGCGCCAATGTGTTCAAGTCCCGCGCCACCACCTTGGGCGTGATCGAATACGGCACCGATGTGACCATCGACATCGAAGACGCCGAGCACTTCAGCAGCTACAGCCTGAGCCTGCCTTTGATGGGCGAGCAGGAGTTGAGCAAGAACGGTGAGCGCCTGAGTTCCAACCGCGACCAGGGCGTGATCATCTCGCCCAACGAGCATCAGGTGCTGGCGATTTCCGGCGACTGCCGCAAGTTGCAGGTGGTGATCACGCGGGCGGCGATGAGTGAGTCGCTGGAAGGTTTGCTGCAACGACCGATTGATGCGCCGGTGCGCTTTGAGTCGGTGATGGACGCGGTGGAGGGGGCTTCGGCGGCATGGTGGCGCATGGCGCGATATTTCATCGCCGAGCTGGAGCACGGCAGTGAGTTGTATGAGCAGGCTGCTTTTACCCGCGACCTGGAAAGCTCGCTGATCAAGGGCCTGATCCTGGCCCAGCCGAACAATTATTCCGAAGAGCTGCGCGATGTCCTCGGCGTGAAACTGCCGCATTATTTGATCCGTGCGCGCCAGTACATCCACGACAACGCCCGCGAAGCCGTGCACCTGGAAGACCTGGAAGCTGCTGCGGGTGTGTCACGGTTCAAGTTGTTCGATGCGTTTCGCAAATACTTTGCGCTGTCGCCGATGGCCTATTTGAAGAAACATCGGCTTTCTGCGGTACGCCAGGCAATCCTGGAGCATGGCTCCACCCGCACCATCTCCGAGATCGCCTTGGGCTGGGGCTTTACCCATCTGGGGCGGTTCTCGGCAGAGTATCGCAAGCTGTTCGATGAGTCGCCGAGCCAGACCCTGCAGCGCAATGATGCGCGGCGCCTGCGTGGCTAG
- the antA gene encoding anthranilate 1,2-dioxygenase large subunit, whose amino-acid sequence MSGARSVEQWKTFIEGCLDFRPADEVFRIARDMFTEPELFDLEMELIFEKNWIYACHESELANNHDFVTMRAGRQPMIITRDGEGRLNALINACQHRGTTLTRVGKGNQSTFTCPFHAWCYKSDGRLVKVKAPGEYPEGFDKATRGLKKARIESYKGFVFISLDVNGTDSLEDFLGDAKVFFDMMVAQSASGELEVLPGKSAYTYDGNWKLQNENGLDGYHVSTVHYNYVATVQHRQQVNTENGTGAGSTLDYSKLGAGDANTDDGWFAFNNGHSVLFSDMPNPSVRSGYATIMPRLVEEHGQPKAEWMMHRLRNLNIYPSLLFLDQISSQLRIIRPVAWNKTEIISQCLGVKGESDADRENRIRQFEDFFNVSGMGTPDDLVEFREAQRGFQGRLERWSDISRGSHRWETGPTPNSEAIGIQPAMTGTEFTHEGLYVNQHRNWQQFLLKGLDNQALTLREVK is encoded by the coding sequence ATGAGTGGTGCAAGAAGCGTCGAGCAGTGGAAAACATTTATCGAAGGTTGCCTGGATTTTCGCCCGGCGGATGAAGTGTTCCGCATCGCCCGCGACATGTTCACCGAGCCGGAACTGTTCGACCTGGAGATGGAGCTGATCTTCGAAAAGAACTGGATCTACGCCTGCCACGAAAGCGAACTGGCGAATAACCACGACTTTGTGACGATGCGCGCCGGGCGCCAACCGATGATCATCACCCGCGATGGCGAAGGCCGACTCAATGCGCTGATCAACGCCTGCCAGCATCGCGGCACCACGCTTACCCGTGTCGGCAAGGGCAACCAGTCCACCTTCACCTGTCCGTTCCACGCCTGGTGCTACAAGAGTGATGGCCGCCTGGTGAAGGTCAAGGCGCCGGGGGAATACCCGGAGGGTTTCGACAAGGCCACACGTGGCCTGAAAAAGGCGCGTATCGAAAGCTACAAGGGCTTCGTATTTATCAGCCTGGACGTGAATGGCACCGACAGCCTGGAAGACTTCCTGGGCGACGCCAAAGTGTTCTTCGACATGATGGTCGCCCAGTCCGCTTCCGGTGAGCTGGAGGTGCTGCCGGGCAAATCCGCTTATACCTATGACGGCAACTGGAAGCTGCAAAACGAGAACGGCCTGGACGGTTATCACGTCAGTACCGTTCACTACAACTACGTGGCCACGGTGCAGCATCGCCAGCAGGTGAACACCGAGAATGGCACAGGTGCAGGCTCCACCCTGGACTACAGCAAGCTTGGCGCAGGTGATGCGAACACCGACGACGGCTGGTTCGCCTTCAACAATGGCCACAGTGTGTTGTTCAGCGACATGCCCAACCCCAGCGTGCGCTCCGGATACGCCACCATCATGCCGCGCCTGGTAGAAGAACACGGCCAGCCAAAGGCCGAGTGGATGATGCATCGCCTGCGCAACCTGAATATCTACCCGAGCCTGCTCTTTCTCGACCAGATCAGCTCGCAACTGCGCATCATCCGCCCGGTGGCGTGGAACAAGACCGAGATCATCAGCCAGTGCCTTGGCGTGAAAGGCGAATCCGACGCCGACCGCGAAAACCGTATTCGCCAGTTCGAGGACTTCTTCAACGTGTCGGGCATGGGCACGCCAGATGACCTGGTGGAATTTCGCGAAGCCCAGCGTGGTTTCCAGGGCCGCCTGGAGCGCTGGAGCGATATCTCCCGTGGCAGTCATCGCTGGGAAACCGGGCCCACGCCGAACAGCGAAGCCATCGGCATCCAGCCGGCCATGACCGGCACCGAATTCACCCATGAAGGCCTTTACGTAAACCAGCATCGCAACTGGCAGCAATTCCTGCTCAAGGGCTTGGACAACCAAGCGCTGACACTGCGGGAGGTGAAGTGA
- the antB gene encoding anthranilate 1,2-dioxygenase small subunit: MNAQLQYQIEQFFYRKSELCDAQDWDAYVQLFDPQSEFHLPQWDSEHVYTRDPKREMSLIYYPNRSGLEDRVFRLRTGKAASATPMPRTLHLINNVRVAEQADGTLEVRLNWHTLFYRLATSEQFYGHATYTLKPDGDSWLIIRKHALLLNDTINSVLDFYHL, encoded by the coding sequence ATGAATGCGCAACTGCAGTACCAGATCGAGCAGTTCTTCTACCGAAAATCCGAGCTGTGCGACGCCCAGGACTGGGACGCCTATGTGCAGCTGTTCGACCCGCAGAGCGAGTTCCACCTGCCGCAGTGGGACTCGGAACACGTGTACACCCGTGATCCCAAGCGCGAGATGTCGTTGATCTATTACCCCAACCGCTCGGGCCTGGAAGATCGCGTGTTCCGTTTACGCACGGGCAAGGCCGCGTCGGCTACACCGATGCCGCGTACCTTGCACCTGATCAATAACGTGCGCGTTGCCGAGCAGGCGGATGGCACTCTGGAGGTGCGACTGAATTGGCACACGCTGTTCTATCGCCTGGCCACGTCGGAGCAGTTTTACGGCCACGCCACTTACACCCTCAAGCCTGACGGCGACAGCTGGTTGATCATCCGCAAGCATGCGCTGCTGCTCAACGACACCATCAACTCGGTGCTGGACTTCTATCACCTCTAG
- the antC gene encoding anthranilate 1,2-dioxygenase electron transfer component AntC yields the protein MNHKVAFSFADGKTLFFPVGAHEILLDAALRNGIKIPLDCREGVCGTCQGRCESGDYSQDYVDEEALSSLDLQQRKMLSCQTRVKSDATFYFDFDSSLCNAPGPVQVRGTVSAVQHVSTSTAILQVQLDQALVFLPGQYARLSVPGTDSWRSYSFANLPGNHLQFLVRLLPDGVMSNYLRERCQVGDELLMEAPLGAFYLRHVTQPLVLVAGGTGLSALLGMLDELADKGCDQPVHLYYGVRGAQDLCEAARIQAYIAKIPGFRYTEVLSAPSEDWPGKRGYLTEHFDLAELRDSSADMYLCGPPPMVESIQQWLVDQALDGVQLYYEKFTQSNI from the coding sequence ATGAATCACAAAGTGGCCTTCAGTTTTGCCGACGGCAAGACGCTGTTCTTCCCCGTGGGCGCCCATGAAATCCTGCTGGATGCGGCACTGCGCAACGGCATCAAGATTCCCCTGGATTGCCGTGAAGGTGTCTGCGGCACCTGCCAGGGCCGTTGCGAATCCGGCGATTACAGCCAGGACTATGTGGACGAAGAGGCCCTGTCCAGCCTCGACTTGCAACAGCGCAAGATGCTCAGTTGCCAGACCCGGGTGAAGTCCGACGCGACGTTCTATTTCGACTTTGATTCGAGCCTGTGCAATGCGCCGGGCCCGGTGCAGGTGCGCGGTACGGTGAGCGCGGTGCAGCACGTGTCGACGAGTACGGCGATCCTGCAGGTACAGTTGGATCAGGCGCTGGTTTTTCTGCCAGGCCAATACGCGCGCCTGTCGGTGCCTGGCACGGACAGTTGGCGGTCGTACTCTTTCGCCAATCTTCCGGGCAACCACCTGCAATTCCTGGTGCGCCTGTTGCCAGATGGAGTGATGAGCAATTACCTGCGCGAGCGCTGTCAGGTGGGTGATGAGCTGTTGATGGAAGCGCCACTCGGCGCCTTCTACCTGCGCCACGTCACTCAACCATTGGTCTTGGTGGCGGGTGGCACCGGGTTATCGGCCTTGCTGGGTATGCTCGATGAACTGGCCGACAAGGGTTGCGACCAACCGGTGCACCTCTACTACGGCGTGCGCGGTGCCCAGGACTTGTGCGAAGCGGCGCGCATCCAGGCCTATATCGCGAAAATTCCGGGCTTTCGCTACACCGAAGTCCTCAGCGCACCCTCAGAGGATTGGCCCGGCAAGCGCGGCTATCTCACCGAGCATTTCGACCTGGCCGAATTGCGGGACAGTTCGGCGGATATGTATCTGTGCGGCCCCCCTCCAATGGTCGAATCCATCCAGCAATGGCTGGTGGATCAGGCACTTGATGGCGTTCAGCTGTATTACGAAAAGTTCACGCAGAGTAATATCTGA
- a CDS encoding amino acid permease, translated as MADDMVNPVGLKRGLKNRHIQLIALGGAIGTGLFLGSAGVLKSAGPSMILGYAIAGFIAFLIMRQLGEMIVEEPVAGSFSHFAHKYWGGYAGFLAGWNYWVLYVLVGMAELTAVGKYIQFWWPEIPTWVSALVFFVAVNLINTLNVKFFGEAEFWFAIIKVVAIVGMIVLGCYLLFSGTGGPQASVSNLWSHGGFFPNGGMGLLMSMAFIMFSFGGLELVGITAAEASEPRKVIPKAINQVVYRILIFYVGALTVLLSLYPWDQLLQTLGASGDAYSGSPFVQIFSLIGNDTAAHILNFVVLTAALSVYNSGVYCNSRMLFGLAEQGDAPKSLMKLNKQGVPIRALAISALVTMLCVVVNYVAPQSALELLFALVVASLMINWALISITHIKFRKAMGEQGLTPSFKTFWFPFSNYLCLAFMVMIISVMLAIPGISESVYAMPVWVGIIYVAYRLRMRNAKVAVAQ; from the coding sequence ATGGCGGATGACATGGTTAACCCGGTAGGCCTCAAGCGTGGCCTGAAGAACCGGCATATTCAGCTGATCGCCTTGGGAGGGGCGATCGGCACGGGGCTGTTCCTCGGCTCGGCCGGGGTACTCAAGTCGGCGGGGCCATCGATGATCCTGGGTTACGCGATTGCCGGTTTCATCGCGTTCCTGATCATGCGCCAGCTCGGCGAGATGATCGTCGAAGAGCCGGTGGCCGGCTCCTTCAGCCACTTCGCCCACAAATACTGGGGCGGCTACGCAGGCTTCCTGGCGGGCTGGAACTACTGGGTGCTCTACGTGCTGGTGGGTATGGCCGAACTGACGGCGGTGGGTAAGTACATCCAGTTCTGGTGGCCGGAGATCCCGACCTGGGTCAGTGCGCTGGTGTTCTTTGTCGCGGTGAACCTGATCAACACCCTGAACGTGAAGTTCTTTGGTGAAGCCGAGTTCTGGTTTGCGATCATCAAGGTGGTGGCGATTGTCGGCATGATCGTGCTCGGCTGCTACCTGCTGTTCAGCGGCACCGGCGGCCCGCAAGCGTCGGTCAGCAACCTGTGGAGCCACGGCGGGTTCTTCCCGAATGGCGGCATGGGGCTGTTGATGTCGATGGCGTTCATCATGTTCTCGTTCGGTGGCCTGGAGCTGGTGGGCATCACCGCCGCCGAGGCCAGCGAGCCACGCAAAGTGATCCCGAAAGCGATCAACCAGGTGGTCTACCGGATTCTCATTTTCTACGTCGGCGCCCTGACAGTGCTGCTGTCGCTGTACCCGTGGGACCAACTGCTGCAAACCCTCGGCGCGTCGGGTGATGCTTACAGCGGCAGCCCATTTGTGCAGATCTTCTCGCTGATCGGTAACGACACCGCCGCGCATATCCTCAATTTCGTGGTGCTGACGGCGGCGCTATCGGTGTACAACAGCGGCGTGTACTGCAACAGCCGCATGCTGTTCGGCCTGGCCGAGCAAGGTGATGCACCGAAATCGCTGATGAAGCTGAACAAGCAAGGCGTGCCGATCCGCGCCCTGGCGATTTCGGCGTTGGTGACGATGCTGTGCGTGGTGGTCAACTACGTGGCGCCGCAGAGTGCGCTGGAGCTGCTGTTTGCCCTGGTGGTTGCCTCACTGATGATCAACTGGGCGCTGATCAGCATCACCCACATCAAGTTCCGCAAAGCCATGGGCGAACAAGGCCTGACGCCGTCGTTCAAGACCTTCTGGTTCCCGTTCAGCAACTACCTGTGCCTGGCGTTCATGGTGATGATCATCAGTGTAATGCTGGCGATTCCGGGGATCAGCGAGTCGGTGTATGCGATGCCGGTGTGGGTGGGGATTATTTATGTTGCCTACCGGTTGCGGATGAGAAACGCGAAAGTAGCCGTAGCGCAATAA
- the kynA gene encoding tryptophan 2,3-dioxygenase has protein sequence MSQCPFSADYQPPEEWHNAELNFSESMSYGDYLDLGKVLSAQHPLSPDHNEMLFIIQHQTSELWMKLMLHELKAAREHVRLGELPPAFKMLARVSRIFDQLVHAWAVLATMTPSEYKAIRPFLGQSSGFQSFQYREIEFILGNKSAALLRPHTHRPELLNELKVAIATPSLYDEAINLMVKAGLAIDPKRAERDPTAATVHDESVEAAWREVYRDPSRYWDLYQLAEKFIDLEDSFRQWRFRHVTTVERIIGFQPGTGGTEGVGYLRKMLDTVLFPELWRVRSTL, from the coding sequence ATGAGCCAATGTCCTTTCTCTGCTGACTACCAGCCGCCTGAAGAATGGCATAACGCCGAACTGAATTTTTCCGAGTCCATGAGCTATGGCGATTACCTGGACCTGGGCAAAGTCCTCAGCGCTCAGCACCCGCTGTCGCCGGACCACAACGAAATGCTCTTCATCATCCAGCACCAGACGTCCGAGCTGTGGATGAAACTGATGCTCCACGAACTCAAGGCTGCCCGCGAGCATGTACGCCTGGGCGAGTTGCCGCCGGCGTTCAAGATGCTGGCACGGGTGTCGCGGATCTTCGATCAACTGGTGCACGCCTGGGCGGTGCTGGCGACGATGACGCCGTCGGAGTACAAGGCGATCCGCCCGTTCCTGGGGCAGTCGTCGGGGTTCCAGTCGTTCCAGTACCGCGAAATCGAATTTATCCTCGGCAATAAAAGCGCGGCGCTGTTGCGGCCCCACACCCATCGGCCGGAGCTGTTGAACGAGTTGAAAGTGGCGATTGCCACGCCGTCGCTGTATGACGAGGCGATCAACCTGATGGTCAAGGCCGGCCTGGCGATTGACCCGAAACGCGCCGAGCGCGACCCGACGGCGGCGACGGTGCACGATGAATCGGTGGAAGCGGCGTGGCGCGAGGTGTATCGCGATCCCAGCCGTTACTGGGATTTGTATCAGTTGGCCGAGAAGTTTATCGACCTGGAGGACTCGTTCCGTCAGTGGCGCTTCCGCCATGTGACCACGGTGGAGCGAATCATCGGCTTCCAGCCCGGTACAGGCGGCACGGAAGGGGTGGGGTATCTGCGCAAGATGCTCGACACCGTGCTGTTCCCAGAACTGTGGCGAGTGCGTTCCACACTCTAA
- the kynB gene encoding arylformamidase, which translates to MNPIKTWWDISPPLSTATPTWPGDTPFQEERVWQFGPECPVNVGRITLSPHTGAHVDAPLHYSADGAPIGEVSLDVYMGPCRVLHCLDSGALVQPHQLEGRVDNLPERVLLRTYPQAPLTEWDSNFTAIAPQTIELLAGLGVRLVGIDTPSLDPQQSKTMDSHNAVARHGMAILEGIVLDDVPEGDYELIALPLRFANLDASPVRAILRPLKEPTR; encoded by the coding sequence ATGAACCCAATAAAAACGTGGTGGGATATCAGCCCGCCCTTGAGTACGGCGACCCCGACCTGGCCGGGGGATACGCCGTTCCAGGAAGAGCGTGTGTGGCAGTTTGGCCCGGAGTGTCCGGTGAATGTCGGGCGTATCACGTTGTCCCCACACACCGGCGCCCATGTGGACGCGCCGCTGCATTACAGCGCAGACGGCGCGCCGATTGGCGAAGTGTCGCTGGATGTGTACATGGGCCCATGCCGGGTGCTGCATTGCCTGGACAGCGGCGCGCTGGTGCAGCCGCATCAGTTGGAAGGCCGTGTGGATAACTTGCCGGAGCGCGTGCTGCTGCGCACTTATCCACAAGCGCCGTTGACCGAATGGGATTCGAATTTCACCGCCATTGCTCCGCAGACCATTGAGTTGCTGGCTGGCCTGGGTGTGCGCTTGGTCGGTATCGATACGCCCTCGCTGGACCCGCAACAATCCAAGACCATGGATTCCCACAACGCCGTGGCGCGCCATGGCATGGCGATTCTCGAAGGCATCGTGCTCGATGACGTACCCGAGGGCGACTATGAACTGATCGCCCTGCCGCTGCGTTTTGCCAACCTCGATGCCAGCCCGGTTCGCGCAATCCTGCGCCCGCTCAAGGAGCCCACGCGATGA
- a CDS encoding cupin domain-containing protein, translated as MSKPITVLRDTHPLPVLDACKWEKLEGDPHTVNLNAYTSEDGSKIMGTWICTPGKWYVDYVKWEYCHFQEGYCIITPEGMEPIHLRAGDIFVVEPGMKGTWEVVETVRKYFVFA; from the coding sequence ATGTCCAAGCCCATCACCGTACTGCGCGACACCCATCCCCTGCCGGTCCTGGACGCCTGCAAATGGGAAAAACTCGAAGGCGATCCGCACACCGTCAACCTCAACGCCTACACCAGCGAAGACGGCAGCAAGATCATGGGCACCTGGATCTGCACACCGGGCAAGTGGTATGTGGACTACGTGAAGTGGGAATACTGCCACTTCCAGGAAGGCTACTGCATCATCACCCCGGAAGGCATGGAGCCGATTCACCTGCGGGCTGGGGATATCTTTGTGGTGGAACCGGGGATGAAGGGGACGTGGGAAGTGGTGGAGACAGTGCGTAAGTATTTTGTGTTTGCTTGA